From the Pontiella agarivorans genome, one window contains:
- a CDS encoding Gfo/Idh/MocA family protein, whose amino-acid sequence MEKIRWGIIGCGGIANKFADGLSVLPAGRLYAGASRTPGNAEVFIQKHGGEAAYTDYATLAADPKVDAVYVATTHNFHFENVKLCLEYGKHVLCEKPMTLNARQAAELTQLAAAKELFLMEAMWTRFIPGICELERLLKEGVIGAVRSVRADFHIGGREFPKDGRLWSRDLAGGSLLDLGIYPITFADIVMGGDRPETVKSDACMGTTGVDNRSFYQLTYPGGRFAQLSSSFTSSAPVEAVIAGESGFIRVPNFFHPVEFEICRFGEDSETLRFPFPDEEGFKFEIEEAMNCIAAGKTESTVHPLSKTRQILELMDTLRAQWNFVYSGE is encoded by the coding sequence ATGGAAAAAATACGTTGGGGCATCATCGGATGCGGTGGGATTGCGAACAAGTTTGCCGACGGATTGTCCGTACTTCCGGCCGGCCGGCTCTATGCCGGGGCCTCGCGTACACCGGGCAACGCGGAAGTGTTTATTCAAAAACACGGCGGCGAGGCGGCTTATACAGATTATGCAACCCTGGCGGCCGATCCTAAAGTGGATGCCGTTTATGTGGCGACTACGCATAATTTCCATTTTGAGAATGTGAAGCTTTGCCTAGAATACGGAAAACATGTGCTCTGCGAAAAACCGATGACGCTCAATGCACGGCAGGCCGCTGAACTGACTCAGCTGGCTGCCGCGAAGGAGCTTTTTCTGATGGAGGCGATGTGGACGCGGTTTATTCCGGGAATTTGCGAACTGGAGCGTCTGCTGAAGGAAGGGGTGATCGGGGCCGTCCGTTCTGTCCGGGCGGACTTTCATATCGGCGGCCGGGAGTTTCCGAAAGACGGGCGTCTGTGGAGCCGCGATCTGGCTGGCGGATCACTGCTTGATCTGGGGATTTATCCCATTACTTTTGCCGATATTGTTATGGGGGGTGACCGGCCGGAAACCGTCAAAAGCGATGCCTGTATGGGCACAACGGGTGTAGATAACCGGTCGTTTTATCAGCTGACGTATCCCGGCGGACGTTTTGCGCAACTGAGTTCTTCGTTTACATCCAGTGCACCGGTTGAGGCGGTGATTGCCGGGGAATCGGGGTTTATTCGTGTGCCGAACTTTTTTCATCCGGTTGAATTTGAAATCTGCCGTTTCGGCGAAGATTCGGAAACGTTGAGGTTTCCATTCCCCGACGAAGAGGGTTTTAAATTTGAAATTGAGGAAGCCATGAACTGTATAGCCGCTGGAAAAACGGAAAGTACGGTTCATCCGCTTTCAAAAACGCGACAGATTCTAGAGCTTATGGATACACTTCGTGCGCAATGGAATTTTGTGTATTCCGGAGAATAA
- a CDS encoding type I phosphomannose isomerase catalytic subunit, whose amino-acid sequence MNYYPLKFKPVYKDYPWGNRRLPALFDRDEPDGIYAESWEISTHRDGESVVVNGELAGKTLSEVLAVSGKDILGDGVEGDDFPLLIKLIDAAKPLSVQVHPNNGNAEAVQGEPKTEMWYFLNEKPSQIFCGLKPGTTREDFVQAIEKESFDEILRVVPAEKGGAAFVPGGRVHAIDAGCLILEIQQNSNTTYRVYDWGRVGNDGNPRELHIEKALQVIDFDDAASPVCEPKVTAAGVRKICASDFFQLDELSVAEEMEQIADGLSFHALFSADGGFDIHYGDGQVEPVSKGESVLVPAAMGPYILKAREKIVVLKTTVPA is encoded by the coding sequence ATGAATTATTATCCCTTGAAGTTTAAGCCGGTATACAAAGATTACCCGTGGGGCAACCGTCGGCTTCCGGCTTTGTTTGATCGTGACGAACCCGACGGGATTTATGCCGAATCGTGGGAGATTTCGACGCATCGCGACGGAGAGAGTGTCGTGGTGAACGGGGAGCTGGCGGGAAAGACGCTGTCCGAGGTGCTTGCCGTTTCCGGAAAAGATATTCTGGGGGACGGGGTCGAGGGCGACGATTTCCCCCTGCTGATCAAACTGATCGATGCGGCCAAACCGTTGAGCGTGCAGGTGCATCCCAACAACGGAAATGCCGAAGCGGTGCAGGGCGAACCCAAAACTGAAATGTGGTATTTCCTGAATGAGAAACCGTCGCAGATCTTCTGCGGACTGAAGCCGGGGACCACACGTGAAGATTTTGTCCAGGCCATTGAAAAGGAATCGTTCGATGAAATTCTTCGGGTGGTGCCGGCGGAAAAAGGCGGTGCGGCATTTGTTCCGGGCGGGCGTGTGCATGCGATTGATGCCGGATGTCTGATTCTCGAAATTCAGCAGAATTCAAATACAACCTATCGCGTGTATGACTGGGGGCGGGTTGGAAACGATGGGAACCCGCGCGAGCTGCATATTGAAAAAGCGCTGCAGGTTATTGATTTTGACGATGCCGCAAGTCCCGTGTGCGAGCCGAAGGTGACTGCTGCCGGAGTTCGGAAAATCTGTGCATCCGATTTTTTTCAGTTGGATGAACTTTCAGTTGCGGAGGAAATGGAACAGATCGCTGATGGATTAAGTTTCCATGCGCTGTTCTCGGCCGATGGCGGGTTTGATATTCACTATGGAGACGGGCAGGTTGAACCCGTTTCCAAGGGCGAATCTGTATTGGTTCCCGCCGCCATGGGGCCCTATATCCTGAAGGCTCGGGAAAAAATCGTGGTGCTTAAAACCACGGTCCCGGCATAA